A region from the Colwellia sp. PAMC 21821 genome encodes:
- the rnr gene encoding ribonuclease R yields MTNKDPHKQREADKYDKPVASRELLLSLIEKSNIPPTFKALIKQLQYTDEDMVVGVKHRLRAMENSGQIVFNKFKQYAVANRSDVLTGKVIGHRDGFGFFAPDDGDKDFYISSYEMKRVIHGDIVEAILIDRTDRKGRKEVKILDVIKPRTAGVVGRFYVDHHIASVVPDDARIQQEILIQPDKKLGARHGEVVVVHVIQRPTKRSNAVGEVIEVLGEHMAPGMEIEIALREHDLPNQFSPEVIAEVSGIADEVEESAKAPRKDLRDLPLVTIDGEDARDFDDAVYCKPNAGGGWTLWVAIADVSYYVRDKTALDEEAISRGNSVYFPSQVIPMLPEKLSNGLCSLNPDVDRLCMVCEMDISALGELSGSKFYSAVMRSHARFTYSKVATILGVNPEQKDEDYRAELRTQYQALIPDLENLNTMYHVLSKARTERGAIAFETTESQFLFNSDRKIESIVAMVRNDAHKIIEECMILANVATAEFIEKHKKPGLFRVHDKPSEDKYNNFISYVNELGLDLSSMGERKTQPEPKDYCHILEKIADRPDQELIQTMLLRSMRQAVYQSDNIGHFGLALPSYSHFTSPIRRYPDLVVHRVIKAILDEQAKDEANAGAHSYTPEAVIELGEHCSMTERRADDATRDVSDWLKCEYMQDHVGDTFTGVISTVTNFGLFVRLADLHIEGLVHITSLGHDYYHFDDVRMCLTGENTGAKYHIGDTVEVQVAAVNLDEKKIDLALAGANAVIKRAKPTTKSRSSDKHKRGKRSAGKSTSQDAKASFDEKAKPSKKPVKAADKASDKTTTKAKKRKARKKRPGKNARKTGV; encoded by the coding sequence GTGACCAATAAAGACCCGCACAAACAGCGTGAAGCTGACAAATATGATAAACCCGTAGCAAGCCGTGAGCTGCTATTGTCGCTGATCGAAAAATCTAACATCCCGCCTACGTTTAAAGCCCTTATCAAGCAATTACAATATACTGATGAAGATATGGTGGTTGGGGTAAAACACCGTTTACGTGCCATGGAAAATAGTGGCCAAATTGTGTTTAATAAGTTTAAGCAATATGCTGTCGCAAACCGTAGTGATGTGTTAACCGGTAAAGTCATCGGTCATCGTGATGGTTTTGGCTTCTTTGCGCCAGACGATGGTGACAAAGACTTCTATATATCATCTTATGAAATGAAACGTGTAATCCACGGTGATATTGTAGAAGCGATATTGATAGACCGCACAGACCGAAAAGGTCGCAAAGAAGTAAAAATACTCGACGTAATTAAACCACGTACTGCCGGGGTTGTTGGGCGGTTTTATGTTGATCATCATATCGCTTCTGTTGTCCCTGATGATGCGCGTATTCAGCAAGAAATTCTTATCCAGCCGGATAAAAAATTAGGCGCTCGTCATGGCGAAGTTGTAGTTGTTCATGTTATTCAAAGACCGACTAAGCGTTCAAATGCGGTGGGTGAAGTTATTGAAGTGCTCGGTGAACACATGGCGCCGGGGATGGAAATTGAAATAGCCTTGCGTGAACATGATCTTCCAAATCAATTTTCGCCAGAAGTTATTGCCGAAGTTAGCGGTATTGCTGATGAAGTTGAAGAATCAGCAAAAGCACCAAGAAAAGATTTACGCGATTTACCTTTAGTCACCATTGATGGCGAAGATGCACGAGATTTTGACGATGCGGTATATTGTAAACCTAATGCTGGCGGCGGTTGGACCTTATGGGTGGCGATTGCTGATGTGAGTTATTACGTGCGTGATAAAACCGCATTAGATGAAGAAGCAATCTCTCGTGGTAATTCAGTTTATTTTCCTAGCCAAGTTATTCCTATGTTACCGGAAAAACTCTCCAATGGCCTGTGTTCATTAAACCCAGATGTTGACCGACTTTGTATGGTTTGCGAAATGGACATTTCTGCTTTAGGAGAATTATCAGGATCGAAATTTTATTCTGCCGTAATGCGCTCCCACGCGCGTTTTACTTATAGCAAAGTCGCGACTATTTTAGGTGTAAACCCTGAGCAAAAAGACGAAGACTACCGCGCAGAATTACGCACACAATATCAAGCACTGATTCCTGATTTAGAAAACCTAAATACCATGTATCACGTGCTAAGCAAGGCAAGAACAGAACGTGGTGCTATTGCTTTTGAAACGACAGAGTCGCAGTTTCTTTTTAACAGTGATAGAAAAATAGAGTCTATCGTGGCAATGGTGCGCAACGACGCGCATAAAATCATTGAAGAATGTATGATTTTAGCTAACGTTGCGACAGCAGAGTTCATTGAAAAACATAAAAAGCCCGGTTTATTTCGTGTGCACGATAAGCCAAGTGAAGACAAATATAATAACTTTATCAGTTATGTTAACGAGCTTGGACTTGACCTATCTTCCATGGGAGAACGTAAAACACAGCCTGAGCCGAAAGACTATTGTCATATATTAGAGAAAATTGCCGACCGTCCGGATCAAGAGCTTATTCAAACCATGCTGTTGCGTTCTATGCGCCAAGCGGTTTATCAAAGCGACAATATCGGCCACTTTGGCCTAGCACTGCCATCATATAGCCACTTTACTTCGCCCATACGTCGTTACCCAGATCTAGTGGTACATCGTGTTATTAAAGCTATTTTAGATGAGCAAGCTAAAGATGAAGCGAATGCAGGCGCACATAGCTATACACCTGAAGCGGTGATAGAGCTTGGTGAACATTGCTCTATGACCGAACGTCGTGCTGACGATGCCACGCGTGATGTCTCAGATTGGCTGAAATGTGAATATATGCAAGACCATGTTGGTGATACTTTTACCGGTGTCATATCCACGGTGACCAACTTTGGTTTATTTGTGCGTTTAGCTGATTTACACATTGAAGGGTTAGTGCATATAACCTCATTAGGTCATGACTATTACCACTTTGACGATGTGCGCATGTGCTTAACAGGTGAAAACACCGGTGCTAAGTATCACATTGGCGATACGGTAGAAGTGCAAGTTGCTGCGGTTAATCTTGATGAGAAAAAAATTGATTTAGCATTAGCCGGTGCAAATGCCGTTATAAAGCGTGCTAAACCAACGACAAAAAGCAGAAGCTCGGATAAG
- the erpA gene encoding iron-sulfur cluster insertion protein ErpA, translated as MSNPELPIKFSDAAATKVLSLITEEENPDLKLRVYVTGGGCSGFSYGFTFDEKVNDGDMTIEKQGVTMVIDPMSLQYLVDGEVDYIEGLEGSRFLVNNPNATTTCGCGSSFSI; from the coding sequence ATGTCAAATCCTGAATTACCTATTAAATTTTCTGACGCTGCGGCGACTAAAGTATTGTCGTTGATCACGGAAGAAGAAAACCCAGACTTGAAATTACGTGTTTACGTTACAGGCGGTGGGTGCTCTGGCTTTTCGTATGGTTTTACTTTTGATGAAAAAGTTAATGACGGCGATATGACGATAGAAAAACAAGGCGTCACTATGGTGATTGATCCGATGAGTTTACAGTATTTAGTTGACGGTGAAGTTGACTATATTGAAGGCTTAGAAGGCAGTCGCTTCTTGGTTAATAATCCAAATGCGACTACAACCTGTGGTTGTGGATCTTCTTTTTCGATTTAA
- a CDS encoding DUF6776 family protein, whose amino-acid sequence MNWLAKINFSTVVKRLGTFSSAILLLVIVAVLLFCGYRLGNFYHGYQTQTLAQQQTRLDFIYQQLGEKTQRINTLEVELEVERMANTRSQQTLKSIEQEHFQVKKELAFYEKVMAPEKQANGLVIDGVSLTKSESPAHYRFQVVLVQQLLRKRYAKGYIEISLTGSLNNKPTSIALSELSTAGKKELSFSFQYFKIITGELTLPDNFIPETINVAAILPKSKWQKYNRIDHSYPWLKSIDNITQSQP is encoded by the coding sequence ATGAATTGGTTAGCAAAAATAAATTTCAGCACCGTCGTAAAGCGCTTAGGAACATTTAGTTCGGCAATTTTACTCTTGGTTATCGTCGCCGTTTTATTATTCTGTGGCTATCGCCTGGGTAATTTTTATCATGGCTATCAAACGCAGACCTTAGCACAACAACAAACACGTTTAGACTTTATCTATCAGCAATTAGGTGAAAAGACTCAGCGCATAAATACCTTGGAAGTTGAGCTTGAAGTTGAACGTATGGCAAATACGCGTAGCCAGCAAACCTTAAAATCAATTGAACAAGAACATTTTCAAGTTAAAAAAGAGCTCGCTTTTTATGAAAAGGTTATGGCACCTGAAAAGCAAGCGAATGGCTTGGTAATTGACGGTGTGAGCCTAACTAAGTCTGAAAGTCCTGCGCATTACCGTTTTCAAGTGGTATTGGTTCAACAGTTATTGCGCAAACGTTACGCCAAAGGTTATATCGAAATTTCTCTTACCGGCAGCTTAAATAATAAGCCAACGAGCATTGCTTTATCTGAGCTTTCGACGGCAGGTAAAAAAGAACTATCTTTTAGTTTTCAGTACTTTAAAATTATAACAGGTGAATTAACCTTGCCAGATAATTTTATTCCTGAAACCATTAATGTTGCTGCTATACTGCCAAAAAGTAAGTGGCAAAAATATAACCGTATCGATCATAGTTATCCGTGGCTAAAAAGTATTGATAATATTACGCAGAGTCAGCCATAA
- a CDS encoding HD-GYP domain-containing protein: MIIKVSINDLKKGHFVVDIVEQHGTYNLTRAGHIKSDDVISALKAKGVESVLVDTTKTISDALSTNLPEQLEKPGPVILEVTKAKKLFKQSKKIQQQIFLDVQQGRSIELGPVVEVTKHIITAIFKNPDALVCVINIRDKNEYLLEHSVSVSVLMTVFARFLKIDRDITHQLAIGAFLHDVGKIKVPDKILNKVEKLTEQEFRIIKEHVNHSIEIIKAIPDISPLSIEVAALHHERLDGSGYPQQLKQDNISNYGAMIAICDIFDALTAESCYKKNYSPIKAFGILRGLALDGKLMPRLVDLFIKCLGVYPVGSIVELNSNRLAIVESGNLDDPINPKVRCFYNLKYHRYIMAKNIDLAKEADFIIRGVKAKDFNLDHNRIIEFLLQEG; the protein is encoded by the coding sequence ATGATCATAAAAGTTAGTATTAATGATTTAAAGAAAGGGCATTTTGTTGTTGATATTGTCGAACAACATGGCACTTATAACTTAACACGTGCTGGCCATATCAAAAGCGACGATGTTATCAGCGCCCTAAAAGCTAAAGGCGTTGAGTCGGTTTTAGTTGATACCACAAAAACCATTAGCGATGCCCTCAGTACCAACCTCCCAGAGCAGCTAGAAAAACCCGGTCCAGTGATTCTCGAAGTCACTAAAGCTAAAAAGCTTTTTAAGCAGTCAAAAAAGATTCAACAGCAAATTTTTCTTGACGTACAACAAGGTCGTTCAATAGAACTTGGCCCTGTTGTTGAAGTTACTAAGCACATCATCACCGCGATTTTTAAAAATCCTGATGCATTAGTTTGCGTGATAAATATTCGTGATAAAAATGAATACTTATTAGAGCACTCTGTTTCAGTCTCGGTACTTATGACTGTTTTCGCCCGCTTTTTAAAAATAGATAGAGACATTACCCATCAACTTGCTATTGGCGCGTTTCTTCATGATGTAGGTAAGATTAAGGTACCCGATAAAATACTCAATAAAGTTGAAAAACTAACTGAGCAAGAATTCCGTATTATAAAAGAGCACGTCAACCACTCAATTGAAATTATTAAAGCGATACCTGACATTTCTCCCCTCAGTATAGAGGTTGCAGCACTACATCATGAGCGTTTGGACGGTTCTGGCTATCCACAACAATTAAAGCAGGATAACATTTCAAACTATGGTGCCATGATTGCCATATGTGATATTTTTGACGCGCTAACAGCAGAAAGTTGCTATAAAAAAAATTACAGCCCAATTAAAGCATTCGGTATATTAAGAGGCTTAGCTCTTGATGGTAAACTTATGCCTAGGTTGGTTGATTTATTTATTAAATGTTTAGGGGTATACCCTGTTGGCAGTATTGTCGAGCTTAATTCAAACCGTTTAGCCATCGTAGAAAGTGGAAATTTAGACGACCCTATTAATCCAAAAGTACGTTGTTTTTATAATTTAAAATATCATCGATACATTATGGCAAAAAATATTGATTTAGCTAAAGAAGCTGACTTTATTATTCGTGGCGTTAAGGCAAAGGATTTTAATTTAGATCACAACCGAATTATCGAATTTTTATTACAGGAAGGATGA
- a CDS encoding aspartate carbamoyltransferase: MMKFEGNHILSVSQFDRESISRILEISTLMAPYAMRKKRCHVLDGAILSNLFFEPSTRTRVSFGTAFNLLGGFVRETVGQENSSLSKGESLFDTARVISGYSDVIAMRHPTMHSVADFAKGSSVPVINGGDGANEHPTQALLDLFTIQSEMARYDMGLDGLNIVLMGDLKHGRTVHSLSKLISLYNNIKVTMIAPKALQMPDSVVSTLTDAGHEVVITDKIEGNLACDVIYQTRIQQERFASKDEADLYRGHFSLNRKIYQQYCHEHTVIMHPLPRDSRAEANELDIDLNDLDNLAIFRQAQNGVLVRMALFALSLGVESRLSHYEKPVTWYTNKY; the protein is encoded by the coding sequence ATGATGAAATTTGAAGGGAACCATATATTGTCTGTATCGCAGTTTGATAGAGAGAGTATTTCCCGTATTTTAGAGATTTCAACGTTAATGGCGCCTTACGCCATGCGAAAAAAGCGCTGTCATGTCCTCGATGGGGCAATATTAAGTAATTTATTTTTTGAACCCAGCACTCGTACACGCGTTAGCTTTGGCACTGCGTTTAATTTATTGGGTGGCTTTGTCAGAGAAACTGTCGGACAAGAGAATTCTTCTTTATCAAAAGGCGAATCGTTATTTGACACCGCACGTGTAATTAGTGGGTATTCTGACGTAATTGCTATGCGCCATCCGACCATGCATTCAGTGGCTGACTTTGCTAAAGGGAGCAGCGTGCCGGTAATTAACGGCGGCGATGGTGCGAACGAACACCCAACCCAAGCGTTGCTCGACTTATTTACTATTCAGTCAGAAATGGCGCGCTACGACATGGGACTAGATGGCTTAAACATTGTGTTAATGGGCGATCTTAAACATGGTAGAACAGTACATTCCCTGTCAAAATTAATCAGTTTATACAACAACATCAAAGTCACTATGATTGCTCCAAAGGCATTACAAATGCCTGACAGCGTAGTTAGCACTTTGACCGATGCAGGTCATGAAGTGGTGATTACCGATAAAATTGAAGGCAATCTAGCCTGCGATGTTATCTATCAAACGCGGATCCAACAAGAACGGTTCGCGAGTAAAGATGAAGCTGACCTATATCGTGGTCATTTTAGTTTAAATCGTAAAATCTATCAGCAATATTGTCATGAACATACCGTAATAATGCACCCATTACCACGCGACTCTCGTGCTGAAGCGAATGAGCTAGATATCGATTTAAATGACTTAGATAATTTAGCGATATTCCGCCAAGCGCAAAATGGAGTGCTAGTACGTATGGCTTTATTTGCCTTAAGTTTAGGCGTTGAAAGCAGACTTAGCCATTATGAAAAGCCTGTCACCTGGTACACTAATAAATACTAA
- a CDS encoding M20/M25/M40 family metallo-hydrolase, which translates to MISKSKLIASTYLAVLMSVGSFIASAQQLNADQQAQLNALKTTALASDLSYQLIESLTTEVGHRLMGSEGDKKSIVWAVNKMKALGFDKVWTEEVTGSYWLRGEAKARIVAPYPHDVVILALGGSIGTAKGGLTAKVAHFETLDDLKAAPDNSLNGKIAFVSYQMERHIDGDGYGPAVGTRVGGAVVAAQKGASALIMRSVGTDNNRTAHTGVMRYKDQVKKIPAAALSNPDADLLVNQLKRGEEVSMYLNMTAKTNAEVVATSANVIGEFTGSELPNEIVSLGAHLDSWDVGTGALDDGLGIGMVMAAAHHIGQLPKRPKRTIRVILFAAEEVGLLGAKQYVIAHKDDMNAHVMGAEWDFGIGRIYKMTPGVGAQSLNAVRELAQYLAPMGVALAPENNAKGQSDMSALSDAGMPSINFSPDGSNYFDYHHTENDTLDKVEPEALKVNTAIYTMYAYFAAQAMVDFRK; encoded by the coding sequence ATGATCTCAAAAAGTAAATTAATTGCCAGTACCTATTTAGCTGTATTAATGAGTGTAGGGAGCTTTATTGCTTCAGCACAACAATTAAACGCTGACCAACAAGCGCAATTAAACGCGCTAAAAACAACCGCATTAGCATCAGATTTATCTTATCAGCTCATTGAGTCGCTAACGACAGAAGTGGGTCACCGCTTGATGGGGTCAGAAGGTGATAAAAAGTCGATTGTTTGGGCCGTAAATAAAATGAAAGCTTTAGGCTTTGATAAAGTATGGACCGAAGAAGTTACGGGCAGTTATTGGTTACGTGGAGAAGCAAAAGCTCGTATTGTTGCACCTTATCCACATGATGTCGTGATTTTAGCGTTAGGTGGCAGCATAGGAACAGCTAAAGGAGGTTTAACAGCCAAGGTTGCGCATTTTGAAACTTTGGATGACCTAAAAGCTGCACCTGATAATAGCCTTAATGGCAAAATAGCCTTCGTTTCTTACCAAATGGAGCGCCATATTGATGGCGATGGTTATGGACCTGCTGTCGGTACTCGAGTGGGCGGTGCGGTTGTTGCTGCACAAAAAGGCGCTTCAGCGTTGATTATGCGTTCAGTAGGTACAGACAATAATCGCACGGCTCATACCGGTGTGATGCGCTATAAAGATCAGGTTAAAAAAATTCCGGCAGCGGCCTTATCTAATCCTGATGCTGATTTATTGGTCAATCAACTGAAACGTGGTGAAGAAGTCAGTATGTACCTTAACATGACCGCTAAAACTAACGCTGAAGTTGTCGCAACCTCAGCCAATGTTATTGGTGAGTTTACTGGCAGTGAGTTACCAAATGAAATTGTCTCTTTAGGTGCTCACTTAGATAGTTGGGATGTTGGTACCGGCGCATTAGATGATGGCTTAGGTATCGGTATGGTAATGGCAGCAGCGCATCATATTGGGCAACTACCTAAACGTCCAAAACGTACTATTCGGGTTATTTTATTTGCCGCAGAAGAAGTGGGTTTATTGGGCGCTAAGCAATATGTTATAGCACATAAAGATGATATGAATGCTCATGTTATGGGTGCTGAGTGGGACTTCGGTATAGGGCGCATATACAAAATGACTCCTGGTGTGGGCGCACAGTCGCTCAATGCTGTACGTGAATTAGCACAGTATTTAGCTCCAATGGGCGTAGCATTAGCACCAGAAAATAATGCGAAAGGGCAATCAGATATGAGTGCGTTAAGTGATGCTGGAATGCCAAGTATAAACTTTTCACCTGATGGCTCTAACTACTTCGATTATCACCATACTGAAAATGACACTTTAGACAAAGTTGAACCAGAAGCGCTGAAAGTGAATACGGCTATTTATACGATGTATGCCTATTTTGCTGCGCAAGCGATGGTAGACTTTAGAAAGTAG
- a CDS encoding CopD family protein gives MTTILWLKAFHVIFMVAWFAGIFYLPRIFVNHAESSEPLVHQHLKGMERRLLYFVTPFALFTVLLGIAIIYQYGYPWFVAAKWLHIKIMLVILLLFYHGYCFKLVKIFAADKNTRSGKFYRIFNEIPVIILFIVIILAYVKPF, from the coding sequence ATGACTACCATCCTTTGGCTTAAAGCATTTCATGTGATTTTTATGGTGGCATGGTTTGCGGGTATTTTTTATTTACCGCGTATTTTTGTCAATCATGCAGAATCTTCTGAGCCACTTGTCCATCAACATCTCAAGGGAATGGAGCGACGCTTACTTTATTTTGTTACCCCCTTTGCCCTTTTCACTGTGTTACTAGGTATCGCGATTATTTATCAATATGGTTATCCATGGTTTGTTGCCGCTAAATGGCTACATATTAAAATTATGTTAGTGATTTTATTGCTCTTTTACCATGGCTATTGTTTTAAGCTAGTCAAAATATTTGCCGCGGATAAAAACACCCGTTCAGGGAAGTTTTACCGAATTTTCAACGAAATACCTGTAATAATATTATTCATTGTCATTATATTAGCCTACGTAAAACCGTTCTAA
- a CDS encoding tetratricopeptide repeat protein, which produces MQKLLIAILFTFTQIISASAAELTAVQIYSDNVLLDLIKENKHLSQVVIDDCQLVQDIEARAVKSQMPSYQFLWGDMLAYGVCVKKDVPLGLHYMQASADQGLSEALEQMGRYYHVGKFVQVDINQALIFLKESAALNNLKAQLRLADLYLAGHGSPLDFPQLYTQLHQSVTDDKKEHKIIAQHLVKLAQKMPERVVNAASNGKY; this is translated from the coding sequence ATGCAAAAACTACTTATAGCAATCTTATTTACTTTTACGCAGATTATTAGCGCTTCAGCGGCTGAGCTAACCGCGGTGCAAATTTATAGTGATAACGTATTACTTGATTTAATAAAAGAAAACAAACATTTAAGCCAAGTCGTTATTGATGACTGCCAATTAGTACAAGATATTGAAGCGCGGGCGGTAAAATCTCAAATGCCTTCATATCAATTTCTTTGGGGCGATATGCTTGCTTATGGTGTGTGTGTGAAAAAAGATGTGCCGTTAGGATTACATTACATGCAAGCTTCTGCCGATCAGGGCTTATCTGAAGCTTTAGAGCAAATGGGGCGCTATTATCATGTTGGCAAGTTTGTGCAAGTTGATATCAATCAAGCACTTATTTTTCTAAAAGAGTCGGCGGCGCTAAATAATTTAAAAGCGCAGCTTCGATTAGCCGATTTGTATTTAGCGGGTCATGGTAGTCCGCTTGATTTCCCACAGCTTTATACGCAATTACATCAATCAGTTACTGACGATAAAAAAGAACATAAAATTATCGCACAGCATTTAGTGAAACTAGCGCAAAAAATGCCTGAACGGGTCGTTAATGCGGCTAGTAACGGAAAGTATTAA
- a CDS encoding GGDEF domain-containing protein: protein MSKIHQLIENSKVNESIARKLFEIETEVLACQSSEELLERLLGLIQAKFQLSGISLLLAEPTPISYLINGNLQSNWHQKNTSQISAEKLSLLHVDKKPMLTNQLEQLNNIVPKSLLTGAKSAALTPLSLEGKLFGSLLFTDKSSARFHQDLGTFHLEQLAVKVSLCLSNVLIREQLQYMAHYDRLTGVANRRLMEVCIGEELIRQRRYGVPFSVLFIDCNKFKAINDTYGHDCGDKVLTYVASQLQELVRENDKCFRYAGDEFVVVLASQTLLEAEQASDRLCQFFDDNPMPYQGTLLPVSISCGAAASSGKETMDDLLKTADKNLYVNKKANNGMVFKL, encoded by the coding sequence ATGTCGAAAATTCATCAGTTAATTGAAAATTCAAAAGTAAACGAAAGTATTGCCCGTAAATTATTTGAAATAGAAACAGAAGTGCTGGCTTGTCAATCAAGTGAGGAACTGCTGGAACGTTTACTTGGACTAATTCAAGCTAAATTTCAATTGTCTGGTATTTCATTATTACTTGCTGAGCCTACACCGATAAGTTATTTAATTAACGGGAATTTACAATCTAACTGGCATCAAAAAAACACCTCTCAGATTTCTGCTGAAAAGTTATCTCTGCTGCACGTAGACAAAAAACCTATGTTGACCAACCAACTTGAGCAACTGAATAATATTGTGCCGAAATCATTACTCACTGGTGCAAAATCAGCGGCATTAACGCCTTTGTCATTGGAAGGTAAGTTATTTGGCAGTTTATTATTTACCGATAAGTCATCAGCTCGATTTCATCAAGACTTAGGCACTTTTCATTTAGAACAACTTGCGGTTAAGGTCAGCCTTTGTTTATCGAATGTATTAATTCGAGAGCAACTTCAATACATGGCGCACTATGACCGTTTAACCGGTGTGGCGAATCGACGCCTGATGGAAGTTTGTATTGGTGAAGAGCTGATTCGCCAACGTCGCTATGGTGTACCCTTTTCAGTTTTATTTATTGATTGCAATAAATTTAAGGCCATAAATGACACTTACGGACATGACTGCGGCGACAAAGTTTTGACTTATGTTGCCAGTCAATTACAAGAATTAGTGCGAGAGAATGATAAATGCTTTCGCTATGCCGGAGATGAGTTTGTTGTCGTCCTTGCCAGCCAAACGTTATTAGAAGCTGAACAAGCGAGTGACCGTTTATGTCAATTTTTTGATGATAATCCAATGCCCTATCAAGGTACTTTATTACCCGTCAGTATTAGCTGTGGTGCCGCAGCAAGTAGTGGTAAAGAGACGATGGACGATTTATTAAAAACTGCCGACAAAAACCTTTATGTCAATAAAAAGGCAAATAACGGCATGGTATTTAAACTATAA
- a CDS encoding chloride channel protein codes for MKTITQLKKRLALPQTSWQLCLLAAIGGFASAMLVVLFIFTIEGVQSFFLSEKDDYNSLTPLSRFQLPIIGAIVILFFAWLTGYKYIRSGIPFVLHRLKVANGVMPFRNTVNQFMGSAVALIAGFSVGREGPAVHLGAACTSYIGNKLNLPYNAIRSLSACGIAAGIAACFNTPIAAVLFVMEVILREYKVHIFIPVMIAAIVGSMTTSTIFGPTHEFGHFTAITINTDHYLALALLGIVLGFFAYIFNRYLILVIKHSAPFHIVSRILTAAIITGVLGYAAPYAMGTDLSAINFSLQNNFELQLLLGLLVAKVVMTIFALGLGIPGGIIGPILGIGAIAGTCGSVITSYFMTGDISASDFALMGMAGFMAATLNAPLAALLCVVELSDQIEIIVPAMIVITSACVFSGQFFGNRSIFIMQLEVQGLPYRRPPIEKTLQRIGVIGVMDENITLLHKATDATITTALINQNPQDNVICKITNADNQTEYIFYQQSKAKIDDVPTIEKHTLIPLSSQSTLAEAYLLLVKNRTGGVYIYQDNPDEIMGIISFDYIRLYLLKGNTY; via the coding sequence ATGAAGACAATAACTCAGCTAAAAAAGCGCCTTGCTCTTCCACAAACATCCTGGCAGCTATGTTTATTAGCGGCTATTGGAGGTTTTGCATCGGCGATGCTAGTTGTACTCTTCATTTTCACCATTGAAGGCGTTCAGTCATTTTTCCTGAGCGAAAAAGACGACTATAACAGCTTAACCCCTTTAAGTCGTTTCCAATTACCAATAATTGGCGCTATCGTGATTCTCTTCTTTGCTTGGCTTACCGGCTACAAATATATCCGCAGTGGAATTCCTTTTGTCTTACATCGCTTAAAAGTTGCGAATGGCGTTATGCCTTTTCGCAACACTGTCAATCAATTCATGGGCAGTGCGGTCGCACTTATCGCAGGTTTTTCTGTAGGAAGAGAAGGCCCCGCGGTGCACTTAGGTGCTGCGTGTACAAGTTATATTGGTAATAAATTAAACCTACCTTATAACGCTATTCGCAGTTTAAGTGCTTGTGGAATTGCCGCAGGTATTGCCGCTTGTTTCAATACCCCCATTGCCGCCGTTTTGTTCGTGATGGAAGTCATATTAAGAGAATATAAAGTCCATATTTTTATACCGGTGATGATTGCCGCTATTGTCGGGTCGATGACCACGAGTACTATTTTTGGCCCCACTCATGAGTTCGGCCACTTTACGGCTATTACTATCAACACTGATCATTATCTTGCTTTGGCTTTACTCGGCATTGTGCTGGGCTTCTTTGCCTATATTTTTAACCGTTATTTAATCTTAGTGATCAAACACAGTGCCCCGTTTCATATCGTCTCACGAATACTCACCGCGGCTATTATAACCGGCGTCCTTGGCTATGCAGCACCTTATGCTATGGGCACAGATTTAAGTGCGATTAATTTTTCATTGCAAAACAACTTTGAGTTGCAATTACTCCTTGGCTTGTTGGTAGCAAAAGTGGTTATGACTATTTTTGCTCTCGGCCTTGGAATACCTGGCGGTATTATTGGCCCTATACTCGGTATTGGCGCTATCGCTGGTACCTGCGGCTCTGTAATTACATCTTATTTTATGACTGGCGATATATCTGCCAGTGATTTTGCTTTGATGGGCATGGCAGGTTTTATGGCTGCCACGCTAAATGCTCCGTTAGCGGCCCTGCTTTGTGTCGTTGAATTATCGGATCAAATAGAGATAATTGTCCCTGCTATGATTGTCATCACTAGTGCTTGTGTTTTTTCCGGGCAATTTTTTGGTAACCGCTCTATTTTCATTATGCAGTTGGAAGTTCAAGGGCTCCCCTATCGCCGACCACCAATAGAGAAGACTTTACAACGCATCGGGGTAATTGGCGTAATGGATGAAAACATCACGTTATTACATAAAGCCACTGATGCAACTATTACCACGGCCTTAATAAATCAAAATCCCCAAGATAACGTTATCTGCAAAATAACGAATGCTGATAACCAAACAGAATATATTTTTTATCAGCAAAGTAAGGCAAAAATAGATGATGTGCCTACGATAGAGAAACATACGCTGATCCCACTTTCTAGCCAATCGACACTGGCTGAAGCTTATTTATTATTGGTTAAAAACAGAACGGGAGGAGTTTACATATATCAAGATAATCCCGATGAAATTATGGGTATAATATCTTTTGACTATATTCGCTTATATTTATTGAAAGGAAATACCTATTAA